The genome window AgtatctgcctgtctctctcaaatcaaattgttatttgtcacttgcgccgaatacaacaggtgtagaccttagagtgaaatgcttacttacaagccattaaccaacaatgcagttttaagaaaataccccccccaaaatgaagagttaaaataacaaataacaaagAGCAGCAGTATATAACAATAGcggtgctatatacagggggtacttgtacagagtcaatgtgcgggggccccggtattgaggtaatatgtacatgtaggtagagttattaatcaggacaacagtttccagctgtgctaacataattgcaaaagggttttctaatgattcaTTTGTCTTTTAAAAAGATAAACTTGGAAGAGCTAACACaaggtgccattggaacacaggagagatggttgctgataatgggcctctgtacgcctatgtagatattccataaaatattctgctgtttccagctataatagtaATTTactacattaacaatgtctacactgtatttatgatcaatttgatgttatttaaatggacaaaacaaatgtgcttttctttcaaaaacaatacAATTTCTAATTGACCCaaaacatttgaacggtagtgtatatattcttaattccattcctttacttagatttgtgtatattaggtatttgttgtgaaattgttagatattactttttagatattgctgcactgtcagaactagatgcacaagcatttcgttacacccgcaataacatgtgctaaacacgtgtatgttattttatgctgtagcgttaagatttcccttcactggaactaaggggcctagcacgaACCATGATAAACAGCCACAGaccgttattcctcctccaccaaacttgacAGTTGGCTCTACACATTCGAGCAGCTAGCGTTTTccaggcatccgccaaacccagattcatccgtttgAGTGCCAGAGGGTGaatcgtgattcatcactccagagaatgtgtttccactgctccagagtccaatggcggtgagctttacaccactccacccgacgcttggcattgcgcatggtgatcttaggcttgtgttcggctgctcggccatggaaacccatttcatgacgctccagacgaacagttattgtgctgacgttgtttccagaccggggcagtttggaactcggtagtgagtgttgcaaccaaggaaagACCATTTTTAagcactacgcgcttcagcactcaacggtcccattctgtgagcttgtgtggcataccactttgcggctgagccgagacgtttccacttcacaataacagcacttacagttgaccagagcagctctagcagggcagaaatttgattaactgacttgttggaaaggtggcattctatgacggtgccacgttgaaagtcactgagctcttcagtaaggcccttCTACTGCCAGtatttggagattgcatggctgtgtgctctattttatacacccgtcagcaacgggtgtggctgaaatagccgaatccacgaatttgaagtggtgtctacatacttttttgATAGTGTACTTGTGCTTTGGTGAGTTGGGCATCACCTCACACTTTTGTGAGGTTTTATTGTTTGGATGTCACTGCTCCCAGTCTAGCCCACAGCATGCTTATGGTTGGGTAGTCAGTTTCAGTTTGCAATACCCAGACTGTCACATCTGGcagggtcaggtctgggtggtctgccatgggccgtttcatttagtatctGTTGGGGTCGTCTTGGGGAGTGATTATATTTCCCTATAGTATGTTGTACTGAAGTTGACTGACTCAAAGGGAaagtgactataactactgttccctgaaggaaggaaatgaggtacaacacctgtttggccccaCACCGATTGTTCCTGTGCTCAGCGAAGAGCGGTGAATCTGGAATGAATCTGAGCCTCACGCTTATCACCTGTGGGAGACGGGGCTTCCAGCAAGGCACAGATTTCATTGGCCTTGTCAGGTGTGATTGTAGATCCTTCAACCGAAATCATGAGAGTGtgactccccatagtatgttgtaccctctttccctccttcagggaacagtagttatagtcataacgttacgttttacacaggcagcccatacAACCCCTATTTTCTATTTTGGCCCTTGTGTAGAGCTCGGTTCCCCTGATCACATTCTATGGGACCTTTTGAAAAAGATCACAAGTTTTTCACAAGTGCAGTTTTCTATAACACCAGGCCTTTTCAGTTAAAACCAGTAACCTGTTATGTTCATAAGGGCAAAGCGTTttgaaatgaaaaacaaaaaggaGCGTAAccagggtcgtgttcagtagGAAAACCATAGTGAAACCTTTTGAATCTGAAAACAAAAATGagggtttcttattggacaagtcccgGTAGTCCCTCCATGTTTCTGTCAGTTTTCTTTGGTTTGGGGCATAACGACGTTTCCGATGTACAAAAATGAACATCTTCCAGTGTTGCCACAAAACATGTTGAATGAACACGCGGTTCCTCTAGGTGCCTTGTTGTCTGTTACAATAAACATCCTGTTTGTTGATAAGAAtccaaaaataaaaatgttcttgTCTTACCcagaccattttaattgaataaGGCCATTTGTATTAAAATGGGTTTTATATTTCCATTAAAATGCTTCCTATGGATTTTCTgcaaatccaaataaaataacgACTTATGATTTATATGATCCATTTTGTTTCTCATTAGTGTGACAGTTTTATTTGGCTCTGACAATAATCTGCATTATTCACCATGGTAAGTGCCTTGAAATCGAATTACAGTGAAAGGGATGAGGGTAAATGTCCGGAATGCTTTCTGTTAAGGTATTAGCCTCCGTGTTGAAAGCCAGGGCAATGCAATGACCCTGTGTGAATTGTATCAGCACTAGCAATGAAACACTAAAAATTCTCATGACAAAAAACACCCACACATTGACAGCTTGTTTGTGCCGAGTCGAGAGACCggcagacagagtgacagacagagatacagacaggcgGATGGGGAAGCAAGTGGGGAGGATGGAGAAGAAAACATTATCCATGTTACTAATCATAGGGGGATCCAATAACTGTCACAACCCTGACACCTCGTCAAGGAGACCATGTGTCTGTCCCCTCCAGTATAGACGTCACATCACAGATACATACATTTTAATCTAAGACATACATTCTATCTGTGCCTGGATAAACTGGCTATTCCATTGGCTAAGGACAGGGATATGTAGTGTGTCTCTGAAATAGGCAAATAGAAGATGTAGACTTAAAAGCATAGGAGAGGTTCAGTGAGGGAGGAATCCCCTTATCCTCTGGGTCAAGTCATGGAGTGGAGCGAGTGTGGTCTATCAGTTTAAGAGGGAGCTGGGTAGGGGAAAGGACAAAGAAAGGGAGAGGAAAAGGCGAGATGGGCAGGAAAGGGGCACACTGGAGGAAATATGGTTGTTCGGGCATCATTAAAAGTAAAGAATACTATTCTCTGTTCTCTCAGAAGTCAAATGATGGCTCATGTCAAAACAGTTTATTATGTTTCCCTTTGCACATGACTTCTGATTTGCAGTTTTGTAGACCAAGCAGTTCAGGACTTTTAGCTTAATTATGAGGCTATATAGATTAGGTTATAGTCATACTTTTCTGAATTAAATTACCCTTGAAGCCTTTTACTTAATCTAATTTAATCCCCTCTATTGGCTATAAAATCGAACTAGACTAGTCATCAATGATCTTGTCTAGAAATAAGAACTTCCAAAACATACAGACCATGTTAAAATGCATTGAATAAGAGTAATCCACATTACCATGATATTCAGCACAATCAGCTCCAACTGTGCTTGAGTGTGCCACTCTTCTCAATAAAATCGTTCCACCTCTGTATTGGAGGAGAGGGTGTATCGACATGTCGGTGACGTCCCTGCATTACTACGCTCAAACAGCTCATTCAGGGAGAGGAACCCATGGCTCACTCACGCAGAACATCCGCATTATACTTACCAAAGAAAAACAAACGCCGGCAAAACATAGACCCTTAAATAATGGACGGAATGACTACACATCGGCTGGTTCAGACTATTGTCGTTTTTTTCTCTGGACAGGAAACAATATAGAAGTAGGGCAACGTGTGCCTATATTTTGTGAATCAAGACTTCGCAAGAGTTGTAATTTGTGTGAAGAAAAGGTGGAGAGAGAAAGCGCGTGGCTCCATACTCTATCAACTTGTAGCATGATCTCGCATCATAAGCTCCGGATCACAGCAAAGCAAAACAAAGGCAAACTTTATTTCATAAGAGGAATAGAAGTTGGTATACTTCACTTTGCGCTTTTTATTTTTGAAGTGCTGAAACAAAAGCACTGTCTTATTCTCAGGAACAGTGAATCGTTTTGGAATCTCACCCAATCAGCACTGAAGTCTTGGACAGAAGCAAAACTCTTCCTATGGCAAACACCGAGAAGGACCCATGCCACAGCAACCTGCACATCGACAATGGGAACCCGCGCACCAGCGCGATAATGTTCTCTGCCGGAGTGATAGGGAACTTGGCCGCTTTGATCCTTCTGGAGATCCGTCGCAGGAAGGACAAGAGCCGGCAGCGACTGTCGCTCTTCCACGTCCTGGTCACCACGCTAGTCGTCACTGACTTGATGGGCACCTGTCTGGTCAGCCCTTTCGTCCTGGCAGCCTACTCCTTTAACACCACCATTATTTCTATGATTGACAGTAaccctcccgcaatgtgtgaGTATTTTGGATTCTGTATGACTTTCTTCAGCATGGCCACGTTATCTGTCCTCTTCGCAATGGCGCTTGAGCGATGCCTCTCCATTGGGTGTCCATACTTCTACGGGCGGCACATCACCAAACGTTGTGGATACATCACCATTCCATTAATCTATTTAGTTTGCGGGGTGTTTTGCCTCATGCCCTTTTTGGGTTTTGGGGACTACGTGCAGTATTGCCCGGGGACGTGGTGCTTCATTGATATGAATCCGTTAAGGCCGGAAGACCGAGTTTATCCAGTCCTTTACGCAACTGTTATGCTCATCCTAGTCCTCGCTATAGCGGCTTGTAACGCCTTTGTCGTATACCACCTGGTTTTGATGTACCGGAGGCGCAAACTAAACGGGGGATCCGTGACAACTCGGAGTAAGAAGGACCGGAGAGTCCTCTCCATGTCCGAAGAGGTCGAACATCTTATAGTACTGGTGTTCATGACGGTGATATTCGTGATTTGCTCCCTTCCTCTGGTGGTAAGTTAAACAATTGTTTTTCTAAAAGTTATACGATTTGTCTGTTTTCCTCCCGGGTGTTCCCTTAATTGACTAACACTGATATTTTTTGCACAATTGAATCAAGCAACATTTTATTTCTCAATTGATAGGCGGTAGTtacactctttaaaaaaaaaggctGGAGGcacctttaggggttcttcagaTTGCAACACCAGCAGAACAGCTAAAGGGCCTCCAGGAACCTTTTCCCTGAGGAACCTTTTAAAAAGGTTACTCAAAGAACCTTTTAGGGTGTTAAAGTTCCTGTAGGAACCTTTTATGTTGCATGTATTCTATTAtgaataatagtagtaataatcaTAACAAGAATAATAAAATAACATGGAGTGGCAATCTTGTAAAGTCACACATTCATTTTATTGACTTTGAAggtaatacaaatacaaatatgcAATCAATAAATTAAGTACTCAGGGATACAAACCTACCATTGTTCAGTGATATTCACCAGTTTGATCTCAAAATAGGTCATCCATGTGAATTGTGTAGATTTGCAAAAAAATAGTTTTGGGGGGGGTCTGACGAAAAGTATCCAGACGCAGAGTGTATCACCCATTTAGCTATAAAAGAGAGGCGCAGACAGATATTCTCCCTGGAAGAATCTCAGTTGCATGCTCCTCATGTCCTCTTCTCGCCcttttctcaaaacccattggagaaggtcagaggggagggaactctggctttctcatcaattaacagtaaacaaaagCAGTAAACAAAAGGCGAATGGAGATCCAAATAACCAAAACATATGCACAGCAGCCATGCACAGCTGTTTTGCCAAACAAATAGGCCTATAGTCCCGCTCATGAGCTCAGCAACACGTTGTGATATGGCACAATACACTTCTGTGGATTAAATTTGACCTATGTAATAA of Salmo salar chromosome ssa01, Ssal_v3.1, whole genome shotgun sequence contains these proteins:
- the LOC106602991 gene encoding prostaglandin E2 receptor EP2 subtype; protein product: MANTEKDPCHSNLHIDNGNPRTSAIMFSAGVIGNLAALILLEIRRRKDKSRQRLSLFHVLVTTLVVTDLMGTCLVSPFVLAAYSFNTTIISMIDSNPPAMCEYFGFCMTFFSMATLSVLFAMALERCLSIGCPYFYGRHITKRCGYITIPLIYLVCGVFCLMPFLGFGDYVQYCPGTWCFIDMNPLRPEDRVYPVLYATVMLILVLAIAACNAFVVYHLVLMYRRRKLNGGSVTTRSKKDRRVLSMSEEVEHLIVLVFMTVIFVICSLPLVIRVYINSTGQRKESHKMDLIALLFLSANSIVDPWVFIFLSPSVLRFFWGALCKTPLLRSRESFFMSSLGKQTHAQLELCHPSAVS